The genomic region agtactaataaaagtaattttaaaGTAGTAGTTATTACATAATATTACTTAATGTGCAATGAGAGTTTAAAGTACTAACAAAAGTAATTTTCtaaatatataacattattacATAACATTAGATGACAAAATTTTTTAGAGCTCCTTCAAATTTAGGACTCTGTGCGACTACACCTTACACTCCCCTCTATAATACGGTAACACCTCGATTAAAACTTGTATTCAAAgagtttaaacaaaaaatttgatCGTTGCAACACATTGtggcaaaatttataaataaatatagtcATACATATTTAATTTAGAGACAAAAAACTCTAATTACACTGTAGGGTTTAGGTTTATCAATACTTtaccacacaccccattttacttctcatttCGGCCATTGGAtcgatgaattgaagaagatcaacggacataaattatcaaaaattgtgtaaaaagtaaaatggaatgtgtggatagcataACCCATACTCTAATTCTATGTTTCTAGCGGGGtccttaggccatctctaaccaagggctggccagagggcttgttttagccctttggccctccaagaaattaatattttaatgaatattacagggccatatttgccttcgtctccaaccgagggccaaatggctcgttttagccctgtcacaaaaaaccgtctccaaccgagggccacaGGGCCAaacttaatttattatttaaatttaaaaactacaacaacttcaattcaaatccaacaacttaaatttaaaaactacaaatgtAATTGggccaaaaaaccaaaaaaattagaacttaaatttaatgaatggtttatgtatttatagggaaaaaaattaaatgcaacggctagctaacTAGCCATTGTAttcaaagttttttttaaacaatccTGTCaattataaccgacaggattgCTTTATTTTCTGGCCAGCCTCGGGCTGGCTGGCTAGCTGCATGCATCCAGCCCTCCAACCCTCCAGCGCTCGAATGCAGCCAGACCTCCAACCCTCCAGCCCTTTCCGATTCCGtgggccctctcagattccacgaTCCTCTGACCTAGCCATCGGTTGGAAACGATTTTCGgtcatcggttggagatggccttacaaAATCTAAGCTGATATTGTACGTACTCATTCATTAAATAAATCCAACCGATTGACCAAAACGTTGGACCACCGTGATTGCTAAGTCCCTAGAGGGTGGCCCAGTATAAGTACTTGAAAAGGAACTCCAAGCAAGCACCTTCTCCTTCTCCAGATACAGAGACAGAGTCCTAGAGTTGTCAAGTCGTTTTCTTCTCCTCCCGCAAGGAAACTCCAACCACATACCAGCCACCTTGGGTTGAAtttgaattagggttagggtttgagaAACATGATGATTCAGATCAATAAACCGCCAGTGCTCCTGCCTCCGCCGCCGCCGCAAGGGTGTTTGAAAACGGCTGCTGTTCCGACAAGAGCAGGCCGAAACCTCCTTGTCCTCAACGCACCCACAAGGTCAACAATAATTCCGACAACTATTTCAATGGCTCGTCAAGTCCGACATTCGGTCCTCCCAATAATCCCGATGatgaaaagaagaggaagaagagcaaTGGCTGCTTCCGATTCGGTTTCGGCTGCTGCTGTTGTCGACGTGGATATGCAGATTCGGGGGAAGAAAAATAACAAGAATAACAAGGTTTTTAAGGCGTACGGAGACCCCTGCCTCGATCTGTTTTTCAACGTCACACAACGACCCAGCGATTACCGCGAGAAGCAGCGGGAGACGGAGAAGAAGTATCACACCAAAATGTTTAACTATCTGCGGCAACAGCTCCCCTTGGCCTGGTCCCACGATCCTCTCACCACTCTCAAGCTCATCTTCAACCTCTGTCCCTGCGATATCGACGGATCGAAATGGTACAGTGAAGCTTTTGAATTCGCAGCTGTTTGGCTCCACCACAACCACCCCGACACTCTGTTACGCAACTTCGGCTCTCTTGCCGACTCCTTCGGTCCTTCGTTCACCCTGCTCGACGTTCTGTACGGCCTCCTCGTTCCTCCTCAGGATCAGCTGGATCACACACTGAAGGAGTTACTCCAACGCGAGAATCCGAATTCTCATGCAGATCGGTATGCCCGCGACCCGGCTTACAGGCTGTTGCACGACCGGGGTATGGATGCGTTTGCGGAGCGGTTGAAGTCCGATCTTGAAAAATTGAAGCAGAACAAGCTCGAGCTCAAGCCGTGTGATTATGATGACGATGTTGACGATGATACCGACTACAATGCTAAACGCGGTTCTCTTGATGCTCATGCTTATCATGATCTTCAAGTTTCTTTGGCAATATATTGTTTGCTTACAGGGAACCCATGGGACGCACATAAGGGGCGCTCCATTTCGCTGGAAGAAAGCACTGCGAGGAGGCTTCTCCCCACCGAATCAGATGTATCGCGGGAGTGGGAGCGGCTGAGGAAGGAGGTTTTGGCGCCCTTGAAAAACTACTCTAGTCGTCAAAGTCGGTTTGACAGGTGGAAGCGCTGTGAGGTGAAGAAGTACTTGGAGGAGGTGAAAGCAGCAACAACAATTATAAAGCCCGACGCTTTACTTCCAAATGACATCCTACGCTATCTGGAAGATGGCAATGTTGGGGAAGCAGCAGAGCTTCAATGGAAGGCAATGGTGCAAAAGGTCAAGGAGGGCGGCAAATTCAAAAACTGCTGGGCTGTATGTGACAACGGCTTGTGGCAGTCAAGGAGTTTGAGTTTGGGACTTTTGGTGTATGAACTGAGTGAAGAGCCATGGAACCGAAAAGTGATGAATTTCAGTCTGCCTGATTCCCGCTGTAAGTTTATTCCGCCCATTCATTTTTTGCCCCAGCTGCATTCCATTCAAGGCCTCGACGATGTTAAGTCCAAGTTCTCCTTTCTGACAAGAATGGACAGGAGAATGGACATAAGCATATGTATTGATTTACAAATGGTGTTTGATGCCATCTTGGAAGTGGCTGTcaaggagaatttgaagccagaGCAGATGATCAAGAAGCTGTTTCTGTTCACCGACTGCGCAGGCTATGATTGGAAGGGTTACGAGACTCTGTATGAGGCCATACGGAGCATGTTCGAGGACAAGGGGTATGGGGATGATGCGGTGCCACACATtgtgttttgggatttttggtcGGGGTATCATTCTCCATCCTTCGATTTTCCTCATAGAGGGGTGACGGTGTTGCGTGGCTACTccaaaaatttgatcaaatccttCTTGGACAATGGTGGGGATTTTCGCCCTCACCATCTCATGGAAGTAGCCATTGCCGACAAAGAATATCAAACTCTTGCTGTAGTCGACTGACTGACTCGCTCAATCATCCGGTCCCTCCTTTGGCATTGGCGATAGCATTGGCATTGGAATTGGATTGATGATCGATATGATCTTCTGCGATCTGATTGTCCATCATTTCTTACTTACCGCAGTTTTCAGGTAGAATTTAAGCTAATAAGTAACCTTTATTAGGAAGAAGAGGCATCCTATATGTGTCTGTCTGTCTTAGCTAGATGTGGTTTGGATTCATTCCAGAGCTCtctcttatctttatgtaaCATTAGAAATAATCATGCGTTTTAGTATCCTTAATTATATTGTTTCCTCGGTTAGTAAGCTAGCAACTGGTGGTACGTAATATTATGCATGTTTAATTAAGCTTATTAGTTACTAACTTAATGATGAGGTACATGATATTATGGATGATTAATTAAGCTTATTATTTAGTGGTGAAAGCAATTGGTTGCTCCTAGACCTAACAATTTCTTACACAACTCGTTATCACAACacaaaaaatgacaaaaaataacGAATTTCAAGTCAatacgataactaatcggatcATCCGTTAAAAATCCGTTCTTAACCTCGTAGACCAGACGGTTGGTTGCTCCTAGACCTGACAATGTCTTCACCTCGCGGCGTTCCCACGAGATAAACATGCCAAAATTAGCgtaccaaaattgaaaatttggtatGTGGTAATGTTCTTAAGCTGTAGTTCATTTGATCAGTAATTTGATATCGTTTGCTTTCCAAAGAAATAATTCGAATACATATGAATCTCAATAACTTCTACCAACAATGACTTTGACGAAAATATATATGCCATTTGTAACATATTTACAATCACAATGAACT from Pyrus communis chromosome 9, drPyrComm1.1, whole genome shotgun sequence harbors:
- the LOC137744495 gene encoding uncharacterized protein gives rise to the protein MMIQINKPPVLLPPPPPQGCLKTAAVPTRAGRNLLVLNAPTRSTIIPTTISMARQVRHSVLPIIPMMKRRGRRAMAASDSVSAAAVVDVDMQIRGKKNNKNNKVFKAYGDPCLDLFFNVTQRPSDYREKQRETEKKYHTKMFNYLRQQLPLAWSHDPLTTLKLIFNLCPCDIDGSKWYSEAFEFAAVWLHHNHPDTLLRNFGSLADSFGPSFTLLDVLYGLLVPPQDQLDHTLKELLQRENPNSHADRYARDPAYRLLHDRGMDAFAERLKSDLEKLKQNKLELKPCDYDDDVDDDTDYNAKRGSLDAHAYHDLQVSLAIYCLLTGNPWDAHKGRSISLEESTARRLLPTESDVSREWERLRKEVLAPLKNYSSRQSRFDRWKRCEVKKYLEEVKAATTIIKPDALLPNDILRYLEDGNVGEAAELQWKAMVQKVKEGGKFKNCWAVCDNGLWQSRSLSLGLLVYELSEEPWNRKVMNFSLPDSRCKFIPPIHFLPQLHSIQGLDDVKSKFSFLTRMDRRMDISICIDLQMVFDAILEVAVKENLKPEQMIKKLFLFTDCAGYDWKGYETLYEAIRSMFEDKGYGDDAVPHIVFWDFWSGYHSPSFDFPHRGVTVLRGYSKNLIKSFLDNGGDFRPHHLMEVAIADKEYQTLAVVD